The Microbacterium foliorum genome has a window encoding:
- a CDS encoding AAA family ATPase has product MQLWKIEFNGFKRLDQTSCNVDGQTIAFIGPNEAGKTSVLRGLAWLTGEHEDPALPLRDQNRRQRPADDAVVVRAHYRVDADDIEALRQLDLDTDQPVSLKTVNHFRLNRQANGQQTTGLESTVKRNPRPFEDASKLLAKAASRMEAAYDVLDDLEIDAPNDAIEAAEHSLDSSDTVWTPQRVAQLRIAGDGLRTFVNEIDQQDPKPRNLTALRTASLIAVGSLLTAAVAGERADPRDAIRAALKQRVPKFLLFGDDDRELSESYHLEDSSLRESPPSPLKNLVSVAGTSVGEVWAATTGGDPATMRTLERRMNETLRERLQPMWTQSELTIELRLNQGGVLEVNILELDSPDYVVTPIAERSDGLRTFLGLICFLLAANLDVPPVLLVDEAERNLHYDAQADLVRVLTHELKVHKVIYTTHSPGCLPLDLGTGIRVVSRNADDPGTSSVANNFWTNEHPGFSHLLFAMGAEAAAFSAFRRAVLTEGVSEMILLPTLLRNATDGSQLDFQVAFGLSNLSAPRAISSVALITTFLVDGDTSGGIKKKQLEDEGVPRSHIFQLPKGKAIEDLIDRATYLETVNELLAERGKSILLKDLATNVTIAKAVDDYARNHLGLPNGVGHKIVASRLASRGIALPLNAAGKRYLSGLRPQLEAAFNAPYTLAAPAGK; this is encoded by the coding sequence ATGCAGCTGTGGAAGATCGAGTTCAACGGGTTCAAGCGGCTCGACCAGACATCCTGCAATGTCGACGGCCAGACCATCGCATTCATCGGTCCGAACGAAGCAGGCAAGACCAGCGTGCTACGAGGACTCGCGTGGCTTACCGGCGAGCATGAGGATCCAGCGCTCCCGCTCCGAGATCAGAATCGACGCCAGCGGCCGGCGGATGATGCGGTGGTTGTTCGTGCTCACTACCGCGTTGACGCCGACGACATCGAAGCGTTGAGGCAACTCGATCTGGACACCGACCAGCCCGTCTCGCTCAAGACAGTCAACCACTTCAGGCTCAATCGCCAGGCGAACGGTCAGCAGACCACCGGCCTCGAATCGACAGTGAAGCGGAATCCACGGCCTTTCGAGGACGCCTCGAAGCTGCTCGCCAAAGCCGCGTCTCGGATGGAGGCGGCGTATGACGTCCTCGATGACCTCGAGATCGACGCCCCGAACGACGCCATCGAAGCGGCAGAGCACTCCCTCGATTCGTCAGACACGGTCTGGACCCCTCAGCGTGTCGCTCAGTTACGTATCGCGGGCGACGGCCTGCGCACTTTCGTGAATGAGATTGACCAGCAGGATCCCAAACCGAGGAATCTCACCGCGCTGCGGACTGCGAGTCTTATCGCGGTCGGTTCCCTCCTGACCGCCGCCGTGGCAGGCGAGCGCGCGGATCCCAGAGATGCGATCCGCGCCGCCCTCAAGCAACGTGTACCGAAGTTCCTTCTGTTTGGCGACGATGACCGAGAGCTATCGGAGTCGTACCATCTCGAAGACTCATCGCTACGGGAAAGCCCTCCGTCTCCGCTGAAAAACCTCGTCAGTGTTGCGGGGACGAGCGTGGGAGAGGTGTGGGCTGCCACGACCGGAGGGGATCCAGCAACCATGCGGACGCTGGAACGCCGCATGAATGAGACTCTTCGCGAGCGACTCCAGCCGATGTGGACCCAGTCTGAGCTCACTATTGAGCTGAGACTGAACCAGGGCGGCGTGTTGGAGGTCAACATCCTGGAGCTGGATAGCCCCGACTACGTGGTTACGCCGATTGCTGAGCGCAGCGACGGGCTCCGAACGTTCCTCGGACTCATCTGTTTCCTCCTCGCTGCCAATCTCGATGTTCCCCCGGTGCTCCTCGTCGACGAGGCAGAGCGAAACCTCCACTATGACGCGCAAGCAGATCTGGTGCGAGTACTCACTCACGAGCTCAAAGTTCACAAGGTGATCTACACGACGCATTCGCCCGGGTGTCTACCCCTCGATCTGGGGACCGGCATCCGTGTAGTCTCGCGCAATGCCGACGACCCAGGGACGAGTAGCGTGGCAAACAACTTCTGGACGAATGAACATCCCGGCTTCTCGCACCTGCTCTTCGCGATGGGCGCCGAAGCCGCCGCGTTCTCGGCTTTTCGCCGCGCGGTCCTCACGGAGGGCGTCAGCGAGATGATTTTGCTTCCCACTCTCTTGCGCAACGCGACCGACGGGTCGCAGCTCGACTTCCAAGTAGCCTTCGGACTGTCTAACCTCTCGGCGCCGAGAGCCATCAGCTCCGTCGCGCTCATCACTACGTTCTTGGTTGACGGCGACACATCGGGCGGGATCAAGAAGAAGCAGCTTGAAGATGAAGGAGTTCCGCGAAGTCACATCTTTCAACTACCCAAGGGCAAGGCCATCGAAGACCTCATCGACCGCGCGACCTACTTAGAGACCGTGAACGAGCTGCTGGCCGAGCGCGGAAAATCGATCCTGTTGAAAGACCTTGCAACGAATGTGACCATTGCGAAAGCCGTTGATGACTACGCCAGGAACCATCTTGGACTCCCCAACGGAGTGGGACACAAGATCGTCGCCTCTCGCCTCGCGAGCCGAGGAATCGCACTTCCGTTGAACGCGGCTGGGAAGCGGTATTTGTCGGGTTTGCGACCACAACTTGAAGCGGCTTTCAACGCGCCGTACACGCTGGCCGCTCCCGCCGGCAAGTAG
- a CDS encoding zinc-ribbon domain-containing protein gives MWHETMNGDLTPRDVFPGSSAKAWWKCVNGCDYDGVIAKRVEGVGCRYCSNRAVSKKNCMRVTRPDLAAEFHPWKNGERTPGSVVAGTSHKLWWLCTPHGHDWDVSGDHRVRSGTGCPYCSGKKVWVGFNDMATTRPEMTAEFSLSRNGDLTPQDVVAGTGKRIWWECQTCGHDWPSTGDSRANSKRGFKECAQRKRSRA, from the coding sequence ATGTGGCACGAGACCATGAACGGCGACCTTACCCCGCGGGATGTGTTCCCGGGGTCCTCCGCCAAGGCATGGTGGAAGTGCGTGAACGGATGCGACTACGACGGGGTCATCGCCAAGCGCGTCGAGGGTGTCGGCTGCCGCTACTGCTCGAACCGTGCCGTCAGCAAGAAGAACTGCATGCGGGTGACGCGACCGGACCTGGCCGCCGAGTTCCACCCGTGGAAGAACGGTGAGCGGACCCCGGGCAGCGTCGTGGCCGGCACCTCCCACAAGCTGTGGTGGCTATGCACCCCGCACGGTCACGACTGGGATGTGTCCGGCGACCACAGAGTCCGTTCAGGCACCGGCTGCCCGTACTGCAGTGGCAAGAAAGTGTGGGTGGGGTTCAACGACATGGCGACAACCAGACCCGAAATGACCGCGGAGTTCTCGCTATCCCGCAATGGCGACCTCACCCCTCAGGACGTGGTGGCCGGAACTGGCAAGCGCATCTGGTGGGAATGCCAGACCTGTGGCCACGACTGGCCGTCGACCGGGGACTCGCGGGCGAACAGCAAGCGGGGGTTCAAGGAGTGCGCGCAACGGAAGCGGTCTCGGGCGTGA
- a CDS encoding YegP family protein has product MDETTATLIAAIIAAAIATLGLAWSVVSFFITRRAQQADAARQEWARRYEQAFAQALSTDARESAAGLILIEKLSKAEWATDEDRATAASVLSSLAPSPDDEAAHIRAAVVSAITDKSVAEQLKNAAVGPRGRFEVYHDRAGAYRWRLRAGNGEVLAVSEGHVTKDAALRSIDIARRTLGAPE; this is encoded by the coding sequence ATGGATGAGACCACCGCCACGCTCATCGCTGCCATCATCGCCGCGGCCATCGCGACACTCGGCCTCGCATGGTCAGTCGTCAGTTTCTTCATCACTCGCCGCGCCCAACAGGCAGACGCCGCGCGGCAAGAGTGGGCGAGAAGGTACGAGCAGGCATTCGCGCAGGCGCTCAGCACGGATGCACGTGAATCCGCAGCGGGGCTGATCCTCATCGAGAAACTGTCCAAGGCCGAATGGGCGACCGACGAAGATCGTGCGACCGCGGCGAGCGTCCTCTCCTCTCTGGCGCCTTCACCCGATGACGAGGCGGCACACATCCGAGCCGCCGTCGTCAGCGCCATCACCGACAAGAGTGTCGCCGAGCAGCTGAAAAATGCGGCCGTCGGTCCACGGGGTCGATTCGAGGTGTACCACGACCGCGCCGGCGCCTACCGCTGGCGGTTGAGGGCAGGGAATGGTGAAGTTCTCGCAGTCAGCGAGGGCCACGTCACGAAGGACGCGGCCCTCCGCTCCATCGACATCGCGAGAAGAACACTCGGCGCTCCCGAATAG